Below is a window of Humulus lupulus chromosome 2, drHumLupu1.1, whole genome shotgun sequence DNA.
CTTGCTCATAAGTCATGCCACGTTTATGATATATATTGATTTACAGTAAACCACATGCTCCTAGGGTTTGGTGATGAAAAGTCAATTGAGTTGTAAAAAATGTCTGCAGTCTAAACATTACTAACGCACTTGAAGAAAAGATGAGAACCAAAATGTAAGTCCTAAAAACCAAGTAAGAACATAGAAACCAGGCAAAGAAACAAGAGATAGTATATAGCTTTCAGTGGTTACTCACCAATCCTCTGACATATTTGCAATCTTCCGAGCACTTTTGTGCACTCAAAACTGCAGACTTAAGCTCAGGCAGCCATTTATCCAAAACAGTTTTCTCCTGCTCAGCAGCCAAATTTAAGCAGTAACTTGTTGTCCTGCATCGTGTAGCAAAACAATTTAGCAAACAAATCATGCTGTTGGCAAAGTAAAGCATGTGAGTTTTCGTTTGACATAGGTAATCTCAAACGTATTCATGTTGTAGGAAAAGTTTAAGTATATCTGTGTTTTTTGATATAGGTAATCTCAAATTTATACAAGATTCCAGAAGATAATCCCAATGAAATTTATTCTCAGCTTCAGAGCTTCTGCTGGTAGTCGAAGTTTGTGAGAGGGGCATGGAAATTTTTTTATAGTGAAAACCAAAACTCTCTCCTTCCATAAATTAACTGTAAATATAACATAGTTAGCACAGTCCTAGTACAGGTACATAAGATTGGATGGATAGCAAAAGGCAAACTGAACCACAGTATATGAAATTCAAATCATGTACGTAACATCCAATACATCAAGCCAAAATTCAAcaacaaaataatataatttggCCAAAAAAAAAGCGTGCAAGTCAAACTTCGAAAGTGGTTAATGTGAAGTGGATGTTAGTCACCAGAGTAAGGGAGTGAGCTTCGACAATACTAGAGCAAATTTTATCTGAAATACATAGTCTCTTATTGCAAATCTACCTTTCATATTCTTGTTGAGCTCGATAAGCATGGTTCAACAAAGCATGTCCACTTTCAACAAGATCCTGCCGAATGTGAACCAAATTGATTGCCTTTGCCAAGTCTTCCAACACACTAGCCTCGGAACCACGAAGTTTCAGACAGAATTCTAGAGATTCCAAAACTGATGCTAGACCCGCATCTGAACCCTCCAGACCTATATATCCAACAAAAGTTTTGTTCAATACACGAGAAAAAGAAGAAATTGACTTACATCAAGGGGCTATATAATACCACCAAAAACAAAATCCTAAATTAACTATGAGCTTAATGTACAATATCAATACATATCTGTGACGGCATCATTCAAACTTTATAAAAGTTTAGGTATATTATGCATGAAGACAGCATGAACAAAACACAACTACATAATGTATTTCACCATACAAACTGAAACCAACATCTCTTTTAAGTAAAACTTCGAATAAAGATAGGGATCTCTTCttctccaaaaaaaaaatgtCTGAGGAGCAATGTCTTTCAAAAACCTAAACCTACCCAAGACAGTGATGCACTAATTATTGGGCACACTTCTAATGTTCTAATTAGTAACTCACCTGCAGGATATTGAAGAGCAGCAGAGATACGGCATATAGAAGGTATTGCTGATGGATCCCTTGCACCTGCCTTTGCCGTCAATATAGCAGCATTTTTTTCTGCAGTAGCAACAGCCTCAGGTCCAGTGGATCCATTTGCACCCATGGACTCCAAAAGTGCctgtaaaaaaaatcaattaagaaaataagagactCCTAAGTTTCTGAGAGAAATAGATGAAGAAAATTATTATTCACCATTAAGAAACATGAATGGTACTAACATCGTTAGAAGCCTCCTAGTGCAAATATATACTAAATGAGGGAgttgttatataaatatatagagagagagagagagagaattatgTTTGTGTGTTAGTGTGAAAGTCACCACATAGAAAAGCAAGAACTCATTATAATAACTCATGCACTTGCGGTTGTACACACCTGTGGGGTTGCTGGAAGCATGTAGAGACTATTATCAGGACTGCGATAAAAAGCAGAAACTTCTTTCTCGATATAATCTTTTGCATTATTAGAAATATCCAGAACAACTGTGCATGCTGGAATGATAGTGCCTGATGCATACTCTCTTGCTGCTATTGGCTGCTGATTCCAGAACTCAGCAGCATCCTAAATGATAAATGAAATCACTTTAAGAATTATATGTAAAAGGggaaaaatacttaattaaaaaTTGATTTGGATAAACTCTGAGAGCACAAGTGCAATGATGAATAGTAatctaaaattcaaattaaaagaaaggatcaaagattaTATTTAAATCAATTCAATACATGTTTTAAAAACTGTAATATTCATTGTAGACCAGATACCAAacttgccaaaaaaaaaaacactagaCACAGTGATCTTGATTCTTGAGTAGATAGGAGCTATTAAATTGTAAAAGACTTACCGTATTAGCTTTTAGAAGAGCGCTATATATGGTTTCAAGTTCAGATCTACGAGAATCAAACTCTTCAATTTTCTTCCATTTCTTCCTCAAAGAATCTTCAGCTTCTTTTCTTTCTGCACAAAGTTTATTCAGGCGTTGTATTTCAGACATCAATGTATTCAAGCTCGCCCTCAAACCAGCAACCTCTCTTTCCTTGGCCCAGACCTCCAACTGCATGAATAAGGGGATCGGTGTAACAAGACAAATAAAAGTACCATTACTTAATCTAAAAAGCACCATCCACTCTAAAAGACCACATCTAATTGATTCGTCTTACATGGAGATTAAAGTGCCAAGACAGCAATGATACTAAACTAAACTTACTTTGCATCCAAAAAACCAAACAATGCTCTGGCATAGTTAAAAATGAAATTACAAGATCAGAAAGCATCATCTTGATTTTGACTAGATTAAACCTCTAATGGAAATAAGTAGATTCATTTGTCCATTATTCGGTTATGTATATGAACAAGGCTAAATCAAGCAAACTTCATTTTGTTGCATACTCTCCccataattaattaatgaaaaacaaCTGGCCAGATTAACAAGTATTTACCTCAAATTGCCTAAGACCGCCTGCATTTTGTGATGTGCCACTAACTCCAAGAGAGTGTGAAGGAACTGCCTCACCACTGCCATGCAATCGTGTAATAAGTTTTTGAGATAGGTTCCTAGCTTCTGCAGCTTTGTTTAGTGCATCTTCAGTAGCCAAAAACTGTTGAACATGTGCTTTCTGTGTGGACAACATAAACCAGGTATCAATTAAATATATCCTACAAAGAAATTGTCCCTAATATTTATAAATTGAGCAGATAAAATAAAGCAACTGAAGAAGACAAAATCCAATAAATCGTCACTTAAATAGTACTATGTGTGCATTAAAATCAGGTCAGCATATAGGATTTTATTTCAAAAGTAAGAACAGaaaacacatttattattttcttattcttTCCTGGTTTCAAATGATAGACCTCGAAACCTAATGAAATGCAAAAGATTGCTAATCCAATATACTAAAAGGAAAAATAGATTagaaaaaatcataataaaacccttaaaaatgaaataatataacaacggCTGCTATCTAGAAGTCTAAGATGACCTGTCTTTCAAGAAGTTGGTTCTGAGTTCCTTTAGAAGGAACATCGCCCCCTATCTTTCCATTACCATAAAGTTGATAGTGTAGTGGTGAGCTCACATCAGGAGCAGAAACATCAATGACTCGGTTATTCTCATACTTGTACCTAATGAGCAATGAAAATTTGTTAGTTAAGTCtaataagaaataaaataaaattgtacaTTAAGAGGTCCTTTCACAAGAAAATCAGCACTATGGATTCTAACCAAAATAAAGTGTAATAGATTAACCACAAAAACTGCAAGTTTAGCCACCAGAAATGGAGGAACTCATCCTATGTGCCAAATGGAACACAAATGTATCAGTTCATATGACATTATGAATGAAAAATCATTTTGCTAACAATTGCAAGACTGGAAAGCTCTCTACATTTTTTCAACCTGCTTTGTTTCTACCCACATAATAAAGCAGATAGAATTCTGAAGAGGAACACGATGTGTGTAGAAGACATAAATAACATGACTCCGAAATCAGATAAGCTTTACAGCCACAAATGTTGTTTAAAGATTCTTTGATTAAAACCGATTACAACTAACAGTACATGATTGGTGTTAAgattaaaaacaactaaaaagaAGAATATCAGAAAGTGATAAAATCTCCAATTAAAGTAAAGGGAAGAATTTACCTTAAGGTTTCTGCGTCAGCCCTAACATCAattttctctatttctttagaaATTACAGATTTCAATCGTAAAGTATGTGCAGTGATTGCCTGAAGCAACTGAGGAGGACACTTGAGGCAATTAACAATCACAGTTCTAACATCATCAGGCAATGCACCATCAAACTCAAAACCCAATTTGGCTGCTTCTGACTGAGGGTTTGAATGAACACCAGTGCCTTCATAAGCAGGAAACGAACTTCGAATCTTCTCAATCATATACTCAGCAAGAGATTCACATGCCTTCCTGATGTTTCTTTCCCGTGTTGTCTCAATAAGAATAACATCATCTGCCGTTTTACTTCCCTTTAAGGTTGAATAAACAGCTTCCTTCTCAACGCTTCCATTAAAGCTAGTAGTCACTTCAGCAGAAGAGTCACCACTTGATCTCTGAGCATCCCTTGCTTGATTAACATAGAAACGCAGTCGTTTATGATACTCTGCAAATATCTTTGCCGCCTCATCACACTGTTGATCATAAGCCTCAAGCATTACCTGCTTATGCCTGCAAATGAATTGTACATGAAGCATATACAACCAATGCCCATAAATGAATATGCCATTTTAAAGCTATTAAACATATCTTTGCATCAAGTTTTAAGGTTCATTTTCCATTCTCAAATGCCCAAAACTATGTTTTTTTTGCTAATTCTCTTTCAACAAATAGTTACaagtttgttcatttacctgTAATTTGCACGCTCATCAAGCATCCTCTTCCGCTCAGCCTCTTCTCTGGAGACCTCCAACATCCTAGCCTTCAAATCTTTTCTCTGTCTCCTCAAAATATTCCTCAGCCTCTCCACCTCCTTCGCCACCATTTCCCTCTCCTGCAACGCCGCCTCCCTAGTCTCCGCCACACTGGAACCCTCCACGGACACCTTCTCCTTCCTCCTACTTCCTCTACTCCTTCCCTCTTCTTTTCCTGAACTCACCGTCCCTCCTCCTCCTCCATCACCACTGCCGCCGCCGCCGCCACCATGAACCGTTATATTTCTGCGGATATTCTCCACCGTCTTCTCCGACTTCACCCGGGTAATCAAAAAATTCCAAATGGGTATCATATTACCACGGCAAATCTTGCGTAGTGCGTCAATGGATGGCAACCCGGATTTGCTAGAAGCCGCAGTGTACGGACCCAACGGTCTATAACCCATCTCCTTCTGAAGCCATTGCAGTATGGCTTCAGGCTGAGCCGCGGAGCTTGACGAACTCTGCATTGTATAGTAGGGGGAAAAACTAGGCTTCTCTGTACACAAACTAACAATTAGAAACTAAATTGTCATTTGGGTAGTGCTAGAAACCCTAGATTACATCATTACCACTACCAATAGAGATAATGGCTTCTCATCGAGGCAATTGTTCGGAGATTTGGGGACAACCCGTTATTGGGTTGCCTCGAAATGAGTAGTTAGTAAAGCTAAGACGTCAAAATTCAAAAATTGCCCTATGAAGAGAGTGGAGGAGAAGTAGATCTGAAGCTGAAAACAGAATTAAGGGGAAGGAAGATGGAGATGGTCACACAACCAACTCCAACCTTTGAGAATGAGATGAGCACATACATAGATCGATACaatagtataataataataataaggggtCAAATGGACGAAGCGTAGGAAGTTGTTTTGTTCATTTTTGTCGTTTTTTTGTTTTCCCtctcttttgttttttcttttccaGATATATGAAATACAACAAGTCTGAAGTATTCAAGGATGCGTGTGTGGAAACTGTAAAGCTATGTCGAGGTCCCGCTCTCTCTTTTTTCCCATCATTTTTTCTTTACTCTtctttttttctaaataaataaataaaatagttataattgaatatttgaaaCATTCATATTTCCAATCCAATTTTTATTTTCTCACAGATTTTGTTTTGCATGAGCACTATCATCAATAGTTTGAAAATAAATGATTccctaaaataaaatagaaaaatgttaAAATAGGTGTTCATCAAATACTTCATGAGCCGTGTTCATTTGAAAGATCCTCTAAAATTTACTATTGGAGTACTCGTATcaattttttactttttgtttttaaaatctaAAATTTATTTTCTGATAACAAGTAAGAGTGATTTGTAttgtttttataaaataatttttaaaaataaagttacaaaaaataaaaaaatttaaagttatttttagttgttatcaatttttttaaaacattatatttttaattattattatcttaaattattttctctcttattaatatatttcttcactttttctctcatcactttttctaacatcattttctctcttatCACTTTTTATcactttattttctctctcatcatttatTATCTAATTATTTTATCTTTCATCACTTCTTAtatcattattttctctctcctcattttttctatctcgtcattttctctctcatttttttttgcatcaatttctctcttctcaatttttcttcctcaaaatttctctcattgctttctctctccttatttttcatcacgttttctttcacattactttatctcattatttatcacatacttttaaaatatttttctctttataaatatatttatcaattttttattttttttaaataaaactaaaatattatttttagaaaatattaatcaaacacctgttgttttttaaaaactacaaaaactgttttttgttctcatctgaaaacacaattttgaaaacaaaaaacataaaacattgcCAAACAGGCcctactttttttttgttttacatcAACTTTTTACATTACACCATGTACCACCTTctatatatattacattatttaaattgttacacccaaatttctaGAATGTAAATTTTGATTTCGAAAGTCAAGCTCGTGAAGTGTCAGTTCGAAACAAGCATATTCATCATATAATCAGCATTAATAACACTAAACCAAGGCATACGGGGAATCGAGGGAAACACCCTGATCTGCGGGATCGTCTAAACCATAACTGAGGGCGAGATAATCCCCCGAACGCTGATCTACGTGACCATCTGAATGGTCGTAAACAGCTATCATATAACCCTATACCAAGACAGGGAGCTTgagtttttattaacgataaccagccccctcaggtccaggcTCGAACCCCAGTGGATCTAGTCcgagaaaggattgatcagctagAAAGAGCATCCAGGCTCCTGCAAGACGAGCGTAACAGGGACAAGGCTGAAGAATCCGACGAGGAGCTCGAGTCTTTTGCCTCGCATATTTCTAGCACttcgtttcctcaaggattcatAATACCCCATGTACCgccatttgatggaaactcagacccgtatagtcatctgagtactcTCAACACCATCATGCGAACCAGCATTGTTGGCTACGAGCTTAGATGTATGTTGTTCCTAACCACACTTACAggaccaacaaaaaactggtttgagaagtttagaagacattcgatctcgtccTGGGATCAATTAGTTTGAGACTTTAAGAAGCAATTTAAAGCTATGGTTGGCATCAGGCTCGAAGCctcagccttaaccaatgtccgacaatAGCAAGATGAGTCGCTGAAGAGTTTCCTTATGAGatttaacctagaagtggcccgagctcgaaatgtcgatgatagtggcAACCTGATGGCCGTTAGAGTCGATATTTTGCTAgaaagtcccctttgggaagatttacaaaggaaacctattAGGTCACTAACCAAGTTCAATCgaagggcccagaggtttgtcgACGTAGAAGAGGTGAGGTTAGCATTAAACCtaacctctcagcccataactacaatgacaaacatgaactctgcctcgacctcggcggccccatcaacttcaaaaccctccggggataacccttctaaaaggaagaagaacaaaaaaagtaaccccgaggctgatAGAGGTAAAAAGAAGAAAGGGGATAAATATTTCTCTATATATAAGGTGTATACCAAGCTCAATGAGACTCAGGAGAATATTTATTTGGTCAATGAAAACCAAGTTCCGTTCAGACGACCCAACCCCATGTGGAATCAAAAGGCGAAAAGGAACTCAAATAAATACTATAGATTCCATAGAGACATTGGACACACGACCGACGAATGTCGGCAATTAAAGGAcaagatcgaaggtttgatcttgAGGGGATATTTCAGTCAATACGtcaatgtagagtcccagaatgtttacttagctagctagatagttagtaatagtttgtagtattttagatttcgtggattttggttcaaaacgggacttagtaggacactcgtagttatggattttataagtttaacctatagtttagaaatattaattataacataaggtttgattaatatttttgttcatagaaatattttaattataacctaaggtttagatagagccattaagcgcatgacacttgtcataatcatgcttatttatagtttaaataaaggAAAGTTCTaaaaactctagaatcttccaaaaccattaagagcatgatacttgtcacaatcttgtttatttgaggatttaagcattttaaatggataattcaatgATAGAAGTCTCTAGAAGCTCTAGGCCCTTCCAGAACTTGttgg
It encodes the following:
- the LOC133817835 gene encoding AUGMIN subunit 5; protein product: MQSSSSSAAQPEAILQWLQKEMGYRPLGPYTAASSKSGLPSIDALRKICRGNMIPIWNFLITRVKSEKTVENIRRNITVHGGGGGGSGDGGGGGTVSSGKEEGRSRGSRRKEKVSVEGSSVAETREAALQEREMVAKEVERLRNILRRQRKDLKARMLEVSREEAERKRMLDERANYRHKQVMLEAYDQQCDEAAKIFAEYHKRLRFYVNQARDAQRSSGDSSAEVTTSFNGSVEKEAVYSTLKGSKTADDVILIETTRERNIRKACESLAEYMIEKIRSSFPAYEGTGVHSNPQSEAAKLGFEFDGALPDDVRTVIVNCLKCPPQLLQAITAHTLRLKSVISKEIEKIDVRADAETLRYKYENNRVIDVSAPDVSSPLHYQLYGNGKIGGDVPSKGTQNQLLERQKAHVQQFLATEDALNKAAEARNLSQKLITRLHGSGEAVPSHSLGVSGTSQNAGGLRQFELEVWAKEREVAGLRASLNTLMSEIQRLNKLCAERKEAEDSLRKKWKKIEEFDSRRSELETIYSALLKANTDAAEFWNQQPIAAREYASGTIIPACTVVLDISNNAKDYIEKEVSAFYRSPDNSLYMLPATPQALLESMGANGSTGPEAVATAEKNAAILTAKAGARDPSAIPSICRISAALQYPAGLEGSDAGLASVLESLEFCLKLRGSEASVLEDLAKAINLVHIRQDLVESGHALLNHAYRAQQEYERTTSYCLNLAAEQEKTVLDKWLPELKSAVLSAQKCSEDCKYVRGLLEEWWEQPASTVVDWVTVDGLNVAAWHNHVKQLLAFYDKELL